One window of Gammaproteobacteria bacterium genomic DNA carries:
- a CDS encoding stage II sporulation protein M, producing MDKNRFRKNVGSLISDLFEINSNDMNNFYSYFIIFMEGVFSTLISVYICSFINISNQGLFSIFLVASTFVLRLSQILDNNTKNIIYSKKNIFNSNKNSITLVTVIFLGIFTGYIIVSIFINDGVINYFNFIINLTRKGMIGNRFGPFVATFSNNISVMLLFFLLSFIYRSFGMMLIIGWNACVWGITFSTIFIQNKDGNNINIFLSIIAVTPHLIIEAVSYITTALSAIFLSKAVIIYNFKEETFKSIIKSVIIMLCFSSFCLFISSLVESYYTTYLLG from the coding sequence ATGGATAAAAATAGATTTCGTAAAAATGTCGGAAGCTTAATATCTGATTTATTTGAAATTAATAGTAATGACATGAACAATTTTTACAGTTATTTTATTATATTTATGGAAGGTGTTTTTTCAACTTTAATAAGTGTATATATATGTAGTTTTATAAATATATCAAATCAAGGATTGTTTTCAATATTTTTAGTTGCATCAACATTTGTTTTGAGATTATCACAAATATTGGATAATAATACAAAAAATATAATATATTCTAAAAAAAATATATTTAATTCTAACAAGAATAGTATTACTTTAGTAACAGTTATTTTTCTTGGAATATTTACTGGATACATCATTGTTTCTATATTCATTAACGATGGTGTTATAAATTATTTTAATTTTATTATTAATCTAACTCGTAAAGGAATGATTGGAAATAGATTTGGACCGTTTGTTGCTACATTCTCGAATAACATAAGTGTTATGCTATTATTTTTTTTATTATCATTTATATACCGTTCATTTGGAATGATGCTTATCATTGGATGGAATGCTTGCGTATGGGGGATTACGTTTTCAACAATATTTATACAAAATAAAGACGGCAATAATATTAATATTTTTTTATCGATTATCGCCGTAACCCCACATCTGATTATTGAAGCAGTTTCATATATTACAACAGCATTATCGGCTATTTTTTTATCTAAAGCAGTAATCATTTATAATTTTAAAGAAGAAACATTTAAAAGTATAATTAAGAGCGTTATAATAATGCTTTGTTTTTCTTCTTTTTGTCTTTTTATTTCATCTTTAGTGGAAAGCTACTATACCACATACCTTTTGGGATGA